From a single Chlamydia ibidis 10-1398/6 genomic region:
- a CDS encoding shikimate kinase, producing MKIFLCGLPASGKTLFGKALSSYLSLPHEDVDDLIVSNYGCEIYSSVSKIFLGYGEEIFSRYEMNVLLSSPYEISVVSLGGGTVMQKSAYQIINSKGILIFLSTPLPVIYQRLSQRGLPERLKTASNLEEVMHKRVAYMEEISDYVFRMDDIDILSEQELLSACESLVNKLAL from the coding sequence ATGAAGATATTTCTATGCGGTCTTCCAGCATCAGGAAAGACTTTATTTGGAAAAGCTCTCTCTAGTTACCTCTCATTACCTCATGAAGATGTTGATGATTTAATTGTAAGTAACTACGGTTGTGAAATATATTCTTCTGTTTCTAAAATCTTTCTAGGTTATGGAGAAGAAATATTTTCTCGCTACGAGATGAATGTGCTTCTTTCTTCCCCTTATGAGATCAGTGTTGTATCTTTAGGAGGAGGAACAGTGATGCAAAAATCTGCTTATCAGATAATTAACTCAAAGGGCATTTTGATTTTCCTATCCACGCCCCTACCTGTAATCTATCAAAGACTCTCTCAACGTGGTCTCCCTGAAAGATTAAAGACAGCTTCTAATTTAGAGGAAGTTATGCATAAACGTGTCGCATATATGGAAGAAATTTCCGACTATGTATTCCGTATGGACGATATCGACATTCTAAGTGAACAAGAATTGCTCTCAGCATGTGAATCTTTAGTCAACAAGTTAGCATTATGA
- a CDS encoding FAD-dependent oxidoreductase — protein MRIAVLGAGYAGLSVTWHLLLHTQGTAVIDLFDPIPLGNGASGMSSGLLHGFTGKKAIKPPLANEGITATHALITEASKSLDTPVVLSRGILRPAIDNEQAELFMKRAEEFPNEVEWWEKARCETSIPSITIPQNLGGLFIKNGITIDNDVYINGLWNACATLGTQFYDELIENISDIEEFYDHIIVTPGANADILPELRDLPLSKVKGQLIEIAWPEEIPMPEFSINGPKYMVANTKNHTCILGATFEHNQTEAVTDEKIAYQEIMPPVLALFPELKNAEILNYYAGIRSSSSTRLPIISRIKENLWFLGGLGSKGLLYHGITGDMLAKAVLKKSTGYIAKEFLLPSK, from the coding sequence ATGCGTATAGCAGTTTTAGGAGCAGGATATGCTGGACTTTCTGTAACTTGGCACCTTCTTCTTCATACTCAAGGGACAGCAGTAATAGACCTATTTGATCCTATTCCTTTGGGTAACGGCGCTTCTGGTATGTCTTCAGGTTTACTGCATGGATTTACAGGGAAAAAAGCAATAAAGCCTCCTCTTGCTAATGAAGGTATCACAGCAACGCATGCATTAATTACAGAAGCAAGCAAATCCCTAGATACTCCTGTAGTGTTATCTCGAGGGATTCTTCGTCCTGCCATTGATAATGAACAAGCTGAGTTATTTATGAAGAGGGCGGAAGAATTTCCTAATGAAGTTGAGTGGTGGGAAAAAGCTCGTTGCGAAACATCAATTCCCAGTATAACGATCCCTCAAAATCTTGGCGGGTTGTTCATTAAGAATGGGATTACTATAGATAATGATGTCTATATCAATGGTCTCTGGAATGCTTGTGCTACTCTAGGTACACAGTTCTATGATGAATTAATTGAAAATATCTCGGACATAGAAGAATTTTACGATCATATTATTGTTACTCCTGGAGCAAATGCTGATATTCTTCCTGAATTACGAGATCTTCCTTTATCTAAAGTGAAGGGGCAACTCATTGAGATTGCATGGCCTGAGGAAATTCCCATGCCTGAGTTTAGTATTAACGGACCAAAATATATGGTCGCAAATACTAAAAATCATACATGTATTTTAGGTGCTACTTTCGAACATAATCAAACTGAAGCTGTAACTGACGAAAAAATAGCTTATCAAGAAATTATGCCTCCCGTTCTTGCATTATTCCCTGAACTAAAAAACGCCGAAATTCTCAACTATTACGCAGGTATACGTTCGTCAAGTTCAACCCGTCTACCTATAATCAGTAGAATAAAAGAAAACCTTTGGTTCCTAGGTGGGCTAGGATCCAAAGGCTTACTATATCATGGGATCACAGGTGATATGCTTGCAAAAGCTGTTCTTAAGAAATCCACGGGTTACATTGCAAAAGAATTTCTTCTACCCTCGAAATAG
- the aroB gene encoding 3-dehydroquinate synthase, whose product MIENIVNNPHIVKLVHNFFHKKLFSSIPTSSPLVIITDDCVKDKVIPPITDFLKSIGYEVNILSFPPGEQNKTWETFISLQNQLVEMNISPGATMIGIGGGIVLDMAGFLASTYCRGMRLFLVPTTITAMIDSSIGGKNGINFRGLKNRLGTIYLPKSVWICPEFLSTLPRHEWHNGIAEAIKHGCIADAYLWEFLENYSETLFSSPPVLNEFIKRNCLIKSAIVAQDLKNRGIRKILNFGHSIGHAIETLSFGYVSHGLSVSVGMVIEMKISLRSGIMKNPQLIDKLSCLLSKFHLPTHLKDLSSLIPEEFQKNVFCPQNIIHTLSYDKKNLIKYCPKIVMLEHLGKVASFNGTYCIAPKIDLLYQILSEECHVMCNN is encoded by the coding sequence ATGATAGAAAATATTGTCAATAATCCCCACATTGTAAAATTAGTTCACAATTTCTTTCATAAAAAGCTATTTAGCTCGATACCTACATCATCTCCTTTGGTGATCATTACTGATGATTGTGTAAAAGATAAGGTTATTCCTCCTATTACTGATTTTTTAAAGTCGATAGGATACGAGGTGAATATATTGTCCTTTCCCCCAGGAGAGCAAAATAAAACCTGGGAAACGTTTATTTCTCTTCAAAACCAGTTAGTAGAAATGAATATCTCCCCAGGTGCCACTATGATAGGAATTGGCGGTGGTATTGTTCTAGATATGGCAGGATTTCTTGCTTCTACTTACTGTCGTGGTATGAGGCTATTTCTTGTTCCTACGACGATAACTGCTATGATTGACTCCAGTATTGGGGGAAAAAATGGAATCAACTTTCGAGGATTAAAAAATCGATTGGGGACCATTTACCTACCCAAAAGCGTATGGATTTGCCCAGAATTTTTATCTACTTTACCTAGGCATGAATGGCACAATGGTATTGCCGAAGCAATCAAGCATGGGTGTATTGCGGATGCATATCTTTGGGAATTCTTAGAAAATTACAGTGAAACATTGTTTTCTTCACCACCGGTACTGAATGAATTTATCAAAAGAAATTGTTTAATAAAATCTGCTATTGTCGCACAAGATCTAAAAAATCGTGGGATTAGAAAAATTCTTAACTTTGGTCATTCAATAGGACATGCTATAGAAACACTCTCTTTTGGCTATGTCAGTCATGGGCTATCAGTAAGTGTAGGTATGGTAATCGAGATGAAAATATCCCTTAGATCGGGAATTATGAAAAATCCGCAGCTAATAGATAAGCTCTCTTGCCTACTGAGTAAATTCCATTTGCCTACACACTTGAAGGATTTATCATCCCTAATACCAGAAGAATTCCAAAAAAATGTATTTTGTCCTCAAAATATCATTCACACACTAAGTTATGACAAAAAAAACCTTATAAAATACTGTCCTAAAATTGTTATGTTAGAACATTTGGGAAAAGTTGCATCTTTTAATGGCACATATTGCATTGCTCCCAAAATAGATCTGTTATACCAAATTTTGTCAGAAGAATGTCATGTTATGTGCAACAATTAG
- the aaxB gene encoding pyruvoyl-dependent arginine decarboxylase AaxB, with translation MTYGTRYPTLAFHTGGAGESEDGMPPQPFETFCYDSALLQAKIENFNIVPYTSVLPKELFGNIVPVDQCVKHFKHGAVLEVIMAGRGAAISDGHHAIATGVGICWGQDSNGQLIGGWAAEYVEFFPTWIDDEIAESHAKMWLKKSLQHELDLRSVTKHSEFQYFHNYINIRQKYGFCLTALGFLNFENADPVIIK, from the coding sequence ATGACCTATGGAACCCGATACCCAACTTTAGCGTTTCATACTGGCGGTGCCGGAGAATCGGAAGATGGGATGCCTCCGCAACCATTCGAAACATTTTGCTACGATTCAGCATTATTACAAGCAAAAATTGAAAATTTTAATATTGTTCCCTACACCTCAGTGTTACCTAAGGAATTGTTTGGAAACATCGTTCCGGTTGATCAGTGCGTTAAACATTTTAAGCACGGCGCTGTCCTGGAGGTAATTATGGCTGGAAGAGGAGCAGCCATCTCTGATGGCCATCACGCAATTGCTACTGGTGTAGGTATTTGCTGGGGACAAGATAGCAATGGACAACTTATAGGTGGTTGGGCAGCAGAATATGTAGAATTTTTCCCAACATGGATTGACGATGAGATTGCTGAGTCTCATGCAAAAATGTGGTTGAAAAAATCTTTACAACATGAGTTAGATCTGAGATCAGTAACAAAACACAGTGAATTTCAATATTTCCATAACTATATCAACATTAGGCAAAAGTATGGCTTTTGTCTAACGGCATTAGGTTTTCTCAATTTTGAAAATGCTGATCCAGTAATAATTAAATAG
- the aaxC gene encoding arginine/agmatine antiporter AaxC yields MISKGDKSRKNLGAIALTGMVISSMIGGGIFSLPQNMSAAAGVGAILLAWALTGIGMFFIANTFKTLSLVRPDLTTGIYMYSREGFGPYVGFTIGWGYWLCQIFGNVGYAVMTMDALNYFFPPYFEGGNTVPAIIGGSLLIWIFNFIVLKGIRQASFINVIGTVCKLVPLIVFIIITAFLFKLAIFKTDFWGHTSTKTQPLLGSLTGQLKSTMLVTLWAFIGIEGAVVMSGRAKNAAAVGKATLFGFLSCLSIYILLSVLPFGSLFQYQLAKIPNPSTAGVLQLLVGEWGSIMMNIGLLIAILSSWLSWTMIVAEIPYSAAKNGTFPEIFAIENSVSSPKVSLYVTSALMQVTMLLVYFFTDAWNTMLSITGVMVLPAYLASAAYLVKFSRDKKYPKNAQTKSRFAMITGILGVIYSIWLIYAGGLHYSFMAIILLALGIPFYIDAGKKGKNSKVFFSKKEIAKMAVVSVLALIAIFMFSTSKIAL; encoded by the coding sequence ATGATCTCTAAAGGGGATAAATCTCGAAAAAACCTGGGAGCAATAGCTTTAACAGGTATGGTGATTAGCTCAATGATTGGGGGAGGAATTTTTAGCCTCCCTCAAAATATGTCGGCTGCAGCCGGTGTTGGAGCCATTCTTCTTGCTTGGGCACTAACGGGAATAGGAATGTTCTTCATTGCCAATACGTTCAAAACACTATCTTTAGTTCGCCCTGATCTTACGACAGGGATATATATGTACAGTAGGGAGGGGTTTGGACCTTATGTAGGGTTTACAATTGGCTGGGGCTACTGGTTATGTCAAATCTTCGGGAATGTCGGTTATGCAGTCATGACGATGGACGCTTTGAACTATTTTTTCCCACCATATTTCGAAGGAGGTAACACTGTCCCCGCAATTATTGGCGGCTCTTTATTGATTTGGATCTTCAATTTTATTGTTCTTAAAGGTATCCGGCAAGCATCCTTTATTAATGTTATCGGAACAGTATGCAAGCTTGTTCCTCTTATTGTATTCATCATAATCACAGCATTTCTATTCAAACTTGCGATTTTCAAAACCGATTTTTGGGGACATACATCGACAAAAACTCAACCCCTGTTGGGATCTCTAACTGGGCAGCTAAAAAGCACTATGCTAGTTACCTTATGGGCCTTCATAGGTATAGAAGGTGCTGTAGTAATGTCTGGAAGAGCAAAAAACGCGGCGGCCGTCGGTAAAGCAACTCTGTTTGGATTTCTAAGTTGTTTAAGTATTTATATACTTTTATCCGTACTACCTTTCGGTTCGTTATTCCAATACCAATTAGCAAAAATTCCTAACCCGTCTACTGCAGGTGTTTTACAATTACTTGTAGGAGAATGGGGATCTATCATGATGAATATAGGATTGTTAATAGCTATCCTATCTAGCTGGTTATCCTGGACAATGATTGTTGCAGAAATCCCCTATTCTGCTGCAAAAAATGGTACTTTTCCTGAAATATTCGCTATTGAAAATTCTGTCAGCTCTCCTAAGGTATCACTGTATGTAACAAGTGCTCTTATGCAAGTAACGATGCTTCTAGTCTACTTTTTCACAGATGCCTGGAATACTATGCTAAGCATTACAGGTGTGATGGTACTACCCGCTTATCTAGCTAGCGCTGCTTATCTAGTTAAGTTTAGCAGAGATAAAAAGTATCCTAAAAATGCTCAAACAAAATCACGATTTGCCATGATCACTGGGATTTTAGGAGTTATCTATTCAATATGGCTAATTTATGCTGGAGGATTGCACTACTCATTCATGGCGATTATCTTACTAGCTCTAGGTATTCCATTTTATATAGATGCTGGGAAAAAAGGAAAAAATTCTAAAGTATTTTTTAGCAAGAAAGAGATAGCTAAAATGGCTGTCGTCAGCGTCTTAGCTCTGATAGCAATTTTTATGTTTTCTACAAGTAAAATTGCCCTTTAA
- the aaxA gene encoding porin AaxA, translating into MVFFRSLLLTSLYACNVLSLSAYASCSKDDSSEHSKLEKRCFSSVDCSFNDDQNCNKSERRHVLSPVKEVLEDRPWHKGFSFTKLTQSLQNATNAEISLECGVLPQWFYPHRALGSAIDEESPSCQVFLSPEVTWELYNTPIAGTGTFEFSYTLIRYWKNNAENANRCLGIACEINDYSSRTNILSQLSFSQTFPGKFLTVCIGQYSLYNIDGTLYDNDQLTGFISYSLSQNASATYSSGSIGAYVQVNPIPNLAIQVGCQDAYNILGTAFELKNLQKNKYNFYGYLSWSPQNRFGSGQYSALVYATRKVPDQLSQTTGWSLNFGQDLGKKLYLFGRWNGATGSVYSINRSYVLGLASANPINRNSQDLLGIAAARNKVNRKVLTAKKVRKYETVIETFATVGFGPHFSVTPDLQIYIHPAQRLDKRSVRVYGIRANISI; encoded by the coding sequence ATGGTGTTCTTTCGTTCTCTTCTACTGACTAGCTTATACGCATGTAATGTTCTTTCACTTTCCGCGTATGCTTCGTGTTCTAAGGATGATTCTAGTGAGCACTCTAAATTAGAGAAGCGATGTTTTTCGTCTGTCGACTGTTCTTTCAATGATGATCAAAACTGCAACAAATCAGAAAGACGTCATGTTCTTTCTCCCGTGAAAGAAGTATTGGAAGACAGGCCTTGGCACAAAGGATTCTCATTTACTAAACTGACGCAATCCTTACAAAACGCTACGAATGCTGAAATTTCTTTAGAATGTGGTGTGTTGCCCCAATGGTTTTATCCTCATCGAGCTTTAGGATCTGCAATAGATGAAGAATCACCGTCCTGTCAGGTATTCTTGTCCCCGGAAGTAACTTGGGAATTATATAACACACCAATAGCAGGAACAGGAACCTTTGAGTTTTCCTATACATTGATACGCTATTGGAAGAATAATGCAGAAAATGCCAATCGTTGTTTGGGAATCGCTTGTGAAATTAATGATTATAGTTCACGGACAAATATATTATCACAGCTAAGCTTCTCACAAACTTTCCCCGGTAAGTTTCTGACAGTTTGCATAGGCCAGTACAGTCTATATAATATAGATGGAACACTTTATGATAATGATCAGCTAACAGGTTTTATTAGTTATTCTTTATCGCAAAACGCGAGTGCAACTTATTCTTCCGGAAGTATTGGTGCCTATGTGCAAGTCAATCCAATACCAAATCTTGCAATTCAAGTAGGTTGCCAAGATGCCTATAACATCCTGGGAACAGCTTTCGAGCTAAAGAATTTACAAAAAAACAAGTATAATTTTTATGGATATTTGTCCTGGTCTCCACAAAATAGATTCGGTAGCGGTCAATATTCTGCTCTCGTCTATGCTACAAGAAAAGTACCTGATCAACTTTCACAGACAACAGGATGGTCTCTAAACTTCGGACAAGATTTAGGCAAAAAACTCTATCTATTCGGAAGATGGAACGGAGCAACTGGTTCTGTTTATAGTATTAACAGATCTTATGTTCTTGGTTTAGCTTCAGCTAATCCAATAAATCGTAATTCTCAAGATCTATTGGGCATAGCTGCAGCTAGAAATAAAGTTAATCGCAAGGTACTGACTGCTAAAAAAGTGCGAAAATATGAGACTGTTATCGAAACGTTTGCAACAGTAGGTTTTGGTCCTCATTTTTCTGTAACTCCAGATTTACAAATTTACATTCATCCTGCACAGAGACTAGACAAGCGCTCCGTAAGGGTGTATGGCATACGAGCAAATATATCTATTTAA
- the aroC gene encoding chorismate synthase — protein sequence MKNRFGSLFSLTTWGESHGPAIGAVIDGCPAGIELSSQDFIPAMARRRPGKKGTSPRCELDHVEILSGVYKGKTTGTPISLLIRNIDVNSTSYQNHCYRPGHAEYAYEKKFGIADYLGGGRSSARETACRVAAGVIAAKLLAHYDIYSLAFLSQIGPLQSNCYPQFSKQLAEKIYLSKFFSLLPEEDVLSLIEETQKRGDSIGGAVTFITSPIMEGLGEPLFYKTHAALALALMGLPAAKGFEIGLGFDCAEMYGSQYTDPFINSREKGISLQSNRCGGTLGGITVGNPLEGRVAFKPTSSIRLPIATISKTGDSLSYVTETSGRHDPCVAIRAVPVVEAMVNLVLADLLLQQRCSQL from the coding sequence ATGAAAAATCGTTTCGGTTCACTGTTCTCTTTAACTACATGGGGAGAATCTCATGGCCCAGCGATAGGTGCTGTTATTGATGGATGCCCAGCCGGTATCGAATTATCTTCCCAAGATTTTATACCAGCAATGGCGAGAAGACGTCCTGGAAAAAAAGGAACTTCTCCACGCTGTGAGCTTGACCATGTAGAGATTCTCTCTGGGGTTTACAAAGGGAAAACAACGGGGACACCTATTTCCTTACTAATTCGTAATATCGACGTTAACAGTACTTCTTATCAAAATCATTGTTACCGCCCAGGACATGCAGAATATGCTTATGAAAAAAAATTCGGAATTGCTGATTATTTAGGAGGAGGAAGATCATCCGCAAGAGAAACAGCATGTCGTGTAGCAGCTGGAGTTATTGCAGCTAAATTACTTGCACATTACGACATTTATAGCTTAGCATTCCTTTCACAAATAGGACCACTACAGTCAAATTGTTATCCCCAATTTTCTAAACAACTGGCAGAAAAAATTTATCTCTCAAAGTTCTTTTCTTTACTACCTGAAGAGGATGTTCTTTCTCTTATAGAAGAGACACAAAAGCGTGGAGATTCTATAGGAGGTGCAGTTACTTTCATCACCTCTCCCATCATGGAGGGGTTAGGCGAACCTTTATTTTATAAAACACATGCTGCCCTCGCTCTAGCACTTATGGGATTACCTGCAGCAAAAGGTTTTGAGATAGGATTAGGATTTGACTGTGCAGAAATGTATGGCTCACAGTACACTGACCCCTTCATTAACTCTAGAGAAAAAGGTATTTCTTTACAGTCAAATCGCTGTGGCGGGACGCTTGGAGGTATCACTGTTGGTAATCCTCTTGAAGGCCGCGTGGCATTTAAACCTACATCATCGATACGCCTACCTATAGCTACTATAAGTAAAACTGGAGACTCCTTGTCGTATGTTACGGAAACATCGGGACGACATGATCCTTGTGTAGCAATACGAGCTGTGCCAGTAGTGGAGGCAATGGTAAATTTAGTATTAGCTGATTTGTTATTACAACAACGGTGTTCGCAGTTATGA
- a CDS encoding DUF2608 domain-containing protein, producing MFGFWLFICFLWFPSCLLSTESFRKVEVKSIHEVAGDILFDTTNFWLILDIDDTLLEGAEALTHSMWMTKTIEGFQQLGFSEQESWETTYPYWLEFQEKGSVKPIEPAMKLLIEKIQEKGQPCFAYTERRKETQAITLKQLASVQIQFKPNLNLPDQLPTSILFASGILFGNEIHKGRGLSLFLDALTIHPEKIIYVDNDYYNVVRVGELCKSRNISFFGIVYRAQKFFPPIYLSEIAKIQYTYSKKLLSNEAAALLLRHQMIE from the coding sequence ATGTTTGGCTTCTGGTTGTTTATCTGCTTTCTTTGGTTCCCTAGCTGTCTTTTATCCACAGAATCTTTTCGTAAAGTTGAAGTAAAATCTATCCACGAAGTTGCTGGAGATATTTTGTTCGATACTACAAACTTTTGGCTTATCCTCGATATCGATGATACTTTACTAGAGGGCGCAGAAGCTTTAACTCATTCCATGTGGATGACAAAAACAATAGAAGGATTTCAACAACTAGGCTTTTCAGAACAAGAATCTTGGGAAACGACCTATCCTTACTGGCTAGAATTTCAAGAAAAAGGCTCGGTCAAACCTATAGAACCTGCAATGAAGCTATTAATTGAAAAAATACAAGAGAAGGGCCAACCCTGCTTCGCATATACTGAAAGAAGAAAAGAAACACAAGCTATTACTCTAAAGCAACTCGCATCTGTACAAATACAGTTCAAACCTAATCTAAATTTACCTGACCAGTTACCTACTTCTATATTATTTGCCTCAGGAATTCTTTTTGGTAATGAGATACACAAGGGTCGCGGGTTGTCCCTATTTTTGGACGCCCTAACTATCCATCCAGAAAAAATTATCTATGTTGATAACGATTACTATAATGTCGTTCGTGTTGGAGAGCTATGTAAATCTCGTAATATTTCTTTCTTCGGTATTGTTTATAGAGCACAAAAATTCTTTCCACCAATCTATTTATCTGAAATAGCTAAAATTCAATATACTTACTCTAAAAAACTGCTTAGTAATGAAGCTGCTGCCCTACTGCTAAGACATCAAATGATAGAATAA
- the ltuA gene encoding protein LtuA (LtuA (late transcription unit A protein) is found exclusively in the genus Chlamydia.): MFFIRVRSVGFLDIHGVLSKRKGEQVLKSSASIWCGARGAIFYRLAF; encoded by the coding sequence ATGTTTTTCATTCGTGTAAGATCTGTTGGATTTCTAGATATCCACGGAGTTTTGTCTAAGAGGAAGGGAGAACAAGTGCTTAAATCTTCAGCTAGTATTTGGTGTGGGGCTCGAGGAGCGATCTTTTATCGTCTGGCTTTCTAG
- a CDS encoding bifunctional 3-dehydroquinate dehydratase/shikimate dehydrogenase has product MLCATISGPSFLEAKTQILHSLPLVDAIELRVDRFSEVSNNELASLVRLAKRTILTFQKPIQLTRAQWVLKIQELADLCPDYLDVDKSFPKNILNRIRSKHPQIKIILSHHSNTWEPINELYNVISKTQVDYYKIAVTPQSSLETLQCMCQKQSLPDNVTAICMGNYGIPARVLSPLVNNNINYSSGIGAPQAAPGQLSVTELLSYNYSNLTPDANIYALIGNPVNRSISHRSHNHFFSLLGISASYVKILLNAEELPEFFKLAHQLNFKGVSVTMPLKTEVLKHVDILDPTVLSCQSCNTLVFDQNKIVGYNTDGLGLLNLMCNYGISIKNKSIAILGAGGAAKAIATTLSRFGGNVYIFNRSKPARDELADLCSGKSFPLDMLSDAFPIDIIINCLPPNIPFKEIFAPIVIDINTQSRTSPYLEKSREYGSVVLYGYQMFMEQALLQFAFWFPGRLSPTLCAQFRQEVTRIMTEESQYANKEIKAIA; this is encoded by the coding sequence ATGTTATGTGCAACAATTAGCGGCCCTTCTTTCCTAGAAGCAAAAACACAAATTTTACATTCCTTACCTCTGGTTGATGCCATAGAACTGCGGGTTGATCGCTTTTCAGAAGTTTCTAATAACGAGCTAGCATCATTGGTACGGCTAGCAAAAAGAACTATTCTAACATTTCAAAAACCTATACAGCTAACACGAGCACAGTGGGTTCTAAAAATTCAAGAACTAGCTGACCTATGTCCTGACTATTTAGATGTTGATAAAAGTTTCCCTAAAAATATCCTAAATCGAATTCGCAGTAAACATCCTCAAATCAAGATCATACTCTCTCACCACAGTAATACTTGGGAACCTATCAATGAACTGTACAATGTAATAAGTAAAACTCAGGTAGATTATTACAAAATTGCAGTGACTCCACAATCATCTCTAGAAACTCTACAATGTATGTGTCAAAAGCAGTCACTACCAGATAACGTAACTGCTATTTGTATGGGCAACTATGGTATTCCCGCCCGCGTTCTTTCTCCTTTAGTCAACAACAACATTAATTACTCCTCTGGTATAGGGGCTCCTCAAGCTGCTCCTGGGCAATTATCTGTTACAGAACTACTATCCTATAATTATTCCAATCTAACCCCGGATGCAAATATCTATGCATTAATTGGCAATCCTGTCAATCGTAGCATCAGTCATCGTTCACATAATCATTTTTTCTCCTTACTCGGAATATCGGCAAGCTATGTAAAAATTCTCCTAAACGCCGAGGAATTACCAGAATTTTTCAAACTAGCACACCAACTAAATTTCAAAGGAGTTAGTGTGACAATGCCTTTAAAAACTGAGGTATTAAAACATGTTGATATCCTTGATCCCACAGTCTTATCCTGTCAATCTTGCAACACACTTGTCTTTGATCAGAACAAAATCGTAGGCTACAATACTGATGGGCTCGGTCTTCTTAACTTGATGTGTAATTATGGTATATCTATCAAAAACAAGAGTATTGCAATTTTAGGTGCAGGAGGAGCTGCGAAGGCTATAGCAACGACTCTTTCTCGTTTTGGAGGTAATGTCTATATATTCAATCGTAGTAAACCAGCAAGAGATGAACTCGCCGATCTCTGTTCAGGTAAATCTTTCCCCCTTGATATGCTTTCGGATGCTTTCCCTATAGATATAATTATTAATTGCCTTCCTCCAAATATACCCTTCAAGGAAATCTTTGCTCCTATTGTCATCGATATTAATACACAATCAAGAACAAGCCCCTATTTAGAAAAATCTAGAGAATACGGGAGTGTGGTTTTATACGGATACCAAATGTTTATGGAGCAGGCTCTTCTTCAATTTGCGTTCTGGTTTCCAGGAAGACTATCACCTACTTTATGTGCACAATTCCGGCAAGAAGTAACGCGTATTATGACTGAGGAATCACAGTATGCAAACAAAGAAATCAAAGCGATTGCTTAA
- a CDS encoding malate dehydrogenase — MQLKRTISVAVTGGTGQIAYSFLFSLSRGDVFGDDCGIDLRIYDLPGTERVLSGVRMELDDCAYPLLQHLHVTTSLNDAFDGIDVAFLIGAAPRGPGMERSDLLKRNGEIFSTQGTVLNTCAKRDAKIFVVGNPVNTNCWITMNNAPRLNRRNFYAMLRLDQNRMHSMLAHRAQVALDEVSHTVIWGNHSAKQVPDFTQALISGRPAVEVISDRDWLENVMVPSIQNRGSAVIEARGKSSAGSAARALAESARSIFIPKEGEWFSVGICSDYNPYGIPEDLIFGFPCRMLPSGDYEIVPGLPWDNFISSKIQISLDEISQEKANISLL, encoded by the coding sequence ATGCAGCTCAAACGGACTATCAGTGTTGCGGTTACTGGAGGAACTGGACAAATAGCCTATAGTTTTTTATTTTCCCTCTCTCGTGGTGATGTCTTTGGAGATGATTGCGGCATAGATCTGCGTATCTATGATCTTCCCGGGACTGAAAGAGTGCTCTCTGGGGTCCGTATGGAATTAGATGATTGCGCTTATCCTTTGTTACAACACTTACACGTAACTACGTCTTTAAATGATGCCTTTGATGGTATCGATGTTGCTTTTCTTATTGGTGCTGCTCCGCGTGGTCCTGGGATGGAGAGAAGCGACTTATTAAAGCGTAATGGAGAGATTTTTTCTACCCAAGGAACTGTATTAAACACCTGTGCTAAAAGGGATGCTAAGATTTTTGTTGTAGGTAATCCTGTAAATACTAACTGCTGGATTACTATGAATAATGCTCCCAGGTTAAATAGAAGAAACTTTTATGCCATGCTACGTTTAGATCAAAACCGTATGCATAGTATGTTGGCACATCGTGCGCAAGTTGCTCTCGATGAGGTTTCTCATACCGTGATCTGGGGTAATCATTCTGCTAAACAAGTTCCTGATTTTACGCAAGCATTGATTTCCGGCAGACCCGCTGTTGAAGTAATCAGTGATCGTGACTGGTTAGAAAATGTGATGGTTCCTTCAATACAGAATCGAGGAAGTGCTGTAATTGAGGCACGAGGCAAGTCTTCAGCGGGCTCGGCTGCTAGAGCACTAGCCGAGTCAGCACGTTCTATCTTTATCCCTAAGGAAGGAGAATGGTTCTCTGTTGGGATATGTTCTGATTACAATCCTTATGGTATTCCTGAAGACCTAATTTTTGGTTTTCCTTGTCGTATGTTACCTTCTGGTGATTACGAGATCGTCCCCGGATTGCCTTGGGATAATTTCATAAGCAGTAAGATTCAAATATCCTTAGATGAAATTTCTCAGGAAAAGGCAAATATTTCTTTGCTATAA